ACGGTAAAAAAATACCCTACAAAAAGGGCCCCGTCGCATTCCTCAAGGACGTGCTGGCCGGCTTCCGGCCCGCGGGCCCCGTCTTCGTGAACGAGAAGGCGCCCCTGCCCGTCTTCTACGGGGGGCTCGCCGGGTATATCTCCTACGATTTCATCCGGTACTTCGACAGCGTGGGCTGCTCGGCGTGCGACGACCTTGGCTGCCCCGACGCGGAGCTGGCCTTCGTGAGGGACCTGGCCGTGTACGATCACGGCTTAAAAAAGCTGCTCCTGATATCGAACGACTTCTCCGGCGACATCGAAGGGGCAAAGGCCCGCATAGCCGCCATGAAGAGGTCACTGGCCGGCGGCGAGACGGCCCGGCCGCCCTCGTCGGAGGCCGTGAAGCTGGAGCTTACATACTCCATGCCACGGGAGCGATATATGGAGATGGTGAAGCGGGCGAAGGAGTACATCCTGGACGGGGACGCCTTCCAGATCGTGCTCTCGCTCCGGGCGGAGGCCGAGGCGGACTTCGACCCGGTGGCGCTGTACCAGGCCCTCAAGGAGATCAACCCGTCGCCGTACATGTATTTCCTCGAGTGCGGGGGCACGGGCATCGTGGGCTCCAGCCCCGAGATCCTCGTCAAGGTCGAGGACAGGAAAGTCACCGTCCGCCCCATCGCCGGCACACGGAAGCGCGGCCGGACCCGGGAGGAGGACCTGCTCATGGAGCAGGAGATGAAGTCAGACCCCAAGGAGCTGGCCGAGCACGTGATGCTCGTCGACCTGGGGAGGAACGACGTGGGCAAGGTGGCAAAGTTCGGCAGCGTCAGGGTCAATGACTACATGTCCGTGGAGAAGTACTCCCACGTCCAGCATATCGTGTCCAACGTGGTGGGCGACCTGCGCGACGACATGGACGCCGTGGACGTGCTCGTGGCTACTTTCCCGGCCGGCACGGTGTCGGGCGCCCCGAAAACGCGGGCCATGCAGATCATCGAGGAGCTCGAGGGGCGCCGGAGGGGACTTTACGCGGGCTGCGTGGGCTACTTCTGCTTTAACTCGAACTCCGACCTGGCCATCGCCATCCGGACCATTCTTTTGAAGAACGGGAAGGCGTACGTCCAGGCCGGCGCCGGCATCGTCATGGACTCCGTGCCCGAGAAGGAGCACCTGGAATCGATGAATAAGGGGGCGGCCATGCTCGGCGCCCTGGGAAGATCGCTTAAAGGAGGCGAATAGCGTGAAAGTGCTGATCATCGACAATATCGACTCGTTCGTGTATAACCTGTACCAGTACGTCGGCGAACTCGGGGCCGACCCCGAGGTAGTCCCGAACACCATCACCGTCGACGAGGTGCTCGAAAAGGCGCCAGACCGCATCATCCTGAGCCCCGGGCCGGGCAAGCCCGAGGACTCCGGGAGCTGCGTCCAGATAATAAAAGAGCTCGGGCCCCGGATACCCATCATGGGAGTGTGCCTGGGCCACCAGGCCATCGGCATCGCCTTCGGGGGCGTCGTGTCCCGGGCCTGCGCTCCATTACACGGCAAGTCGAGCTGCATCCGGCACGACGGCCGGGGCATCTACGCCGGCATACGGGACACCATCACGGCCGCCCGGTACCACTCTCTCGCCGTGAAAAAAGAGGGGCTTCCCGAGTGCCTGGTGGTCACGGCGAAGAGCGACGACGGGGAGATCATGGGCATACGGCACCGGGAGTACCCCATCGAGGGCGTCCAGTTCCACCCGGAATCGATCCTCACGGACTACGGCAAGGTGCTGCTGAAGAACTTTTTATACCGGGGTGTCTGAATGCAGCTGATCGCCCATGACATGGGCTTTTTCATCCAGAAGCTCGTGGACCGCAAAGACCTGTCCCGGGAGGAGGCCGCCGACGCCATGCGCCACATCATGTCCGGCCGGGCCACCCCTTCCCAGATCGGCGGGTTCCTGACGGCGCTGCGCATGAAGGGCGCCTCCGTGGAGGAGGTGACCGCCTTCGCCATGGGGATGCGAGAGTTCGCCCTAAACATAACGCCCGACGTGGGCCGGCCGCTCGTGGACATGTGCGGCACCGGAGGAGACGCCATCAAGACTTTTAACATAAGCACCGCGGCCTCCTTCGTCGTGGCGGCGGCCGGCATACCCGTCGCCAAGCACGGGAACCGGTCGGTCACGTCGAAGTCGGGCAGCGCAGACGTGCTCGAGGCCCTCGGCGCCCGCATAGAGCTGGCCCCGGCCGCCGTGAAGCGGATGATCGAGGACATCGGCTTCGGCTTCATGTACGCCCCGGCCTTCCACGGGGCCATGCGCCACGCGCTCGGCCCCAGGAAAGAGCTCGGCATCCGCACGGTGTTCAACCTGCTGGGGCCGCTGACGAACCCGGCCTCGGCGCGGGCCCAGGTCATGGGCGTCTACGACCGGGGCCTGGTCGTGCCCATCGCCCGGGTACTGAGCAATTTAGGCGTCGAGAGGGCGCTGGTCGTCCACGGCGCCGGGGGCCTCGACGAGGCCTCCACGTTCGGGCCGACATACGCCTGTGAATTAAGGGACGG
The Methanocella sp. genome window above contains:
- a CDS encoding anthranilate synthase component I family protein; amino-acid sequence: MLEYDYSRPLLSPASIRERLRRPACVTPIIEVARPSATPLDAYLRLKGHGDRAFLFESADLGEKSARFSFVGAGGELITVKDGSILLNGKKIPYKKGPVAFLKDVLAGFRPAGPVFVNEKAPLPVFYGGLAGYISYDFIRYFDSVGCSACDDLGCPDAELAFVRDLAVYDHGLKKLLLISNDFSGDIEGAKARIAAMKRSLAGGETARPPSSEAVKLELTYSMPRERYMEMVKRAKEYILDGDAFQIVLSLRAEAEADFDPVALYQALKEINPSPYMYFLECGGTGIVGSSPEILVKVEDRKVTVRPIAGTRKRGRTREEDLLMEQEMKSDPKELAEHVMLVDLGRNDVGKVAKFGSVRVNDYMSVEKYSHVQHIVSNVVGDLRDDMDAVDVLVATFPAGTVSGAPKTRAMQIIEELEGRRRGLYAGCVGYFCFNSNSDLAIAIRTILLKNGKAYVQAGAGIVMDSVPEKEHLESMNKGAAMLGALGRSLKGGE
- a CDS encoding aminodeoxychorismate/anthranilate synthase component II gives rise to the protein MKVLIIDNIDSFVYNLYQYVGELGADPEVVPNTITVDEVLEKAPDRIILSPGPGKPEDSGSCVQIIKELGPRIPIMGVCLGHQAIGIAFGGVVSRACAPLHGKSSCIRHDGRGIYAGIRDTITAARYHSLAVKKEGLPECLVVTAKSDDGEIMGIRHREYPIEGVQFHPESILTDYGKVLLKNFLYRGV
- the trpD gene encoding anthranilate phosphoribosyltransferase translates to MQLIAHDMGFFIQKLVDRKDLSREEAADAMRHIMSGRATPSQIGGFLTALRMKGASVEEVTAFAMGMREFALNITPDVGRPLVDMCGTGGDAIKTFNISTAASFVVAAAGIPVAKHGNRSVTSKSGSADVLEALGARIELAPAAVKRMIEDIGFGFMYAPAFHGAMRHALGPRKELGIRTVFNLLGPLTNPASARAQVMGVYDRGLVVPIARVLSNLGVERALVVHGAGGLDEASTFGPTYACELRDGTVRPYTLTPESLGIKKASVEDLGGGGAKANAATTLDILRGARGPKLDIVLLNAACGIYVGGGAPTLPEALDVAAEKVISGAAYDKLMEYIEYSCSEAGT